The DNA segment CAGCTGGCTTTAGAACTCAAGTTGGCCTGCGCCCCAACCCCACCATTGGTCTGCAATCGGTGCAACTGGCCGATCGCGGTACCGACCAGCATCTGATCTTTGCTGAACAGGAATTTGTAACCGGCGGCAAACTGAATCTTAATCGCCGAGTCCTGAACGAAGCGCTGCGTGCCCAGCTTTTAGAGCTGGAAGCGCAACAGATTCGCGTCCGCACCGATATTCAGGTAGCATTCTTCGAAGCTCTAGGTCTTCAGCAACAGCTCGAGCTGATCACCCAATTCAAGTCGATCACCGACCGAGGCAGTCACGCTGCAACTCTACGTCTGCAAGCCGGTGAGGGTTCGAAGATCGACCTATTGCAGACACGTATTCAATCTAGCGAAGTCGAATTACTGGAGCGTCAGCGGCTGGCTGAATTGCAAGTCAAGTGGAATCAGATTATGGCCATGGCCGGTCAATCTACGTGCGCGATCTCTCGATTAGATGGCGCGCTTCCCGAACGAGCCCCGGACGGCGACTTGCAGACCTGGTGCATGCCGTTAGCCGCCTACAGTCCTGAGTACGCTGCGGCGCAGGTTCGCATTCAGCGCGCTGTAGCTCTACTGAGTCGTCACTGCGTTCAACCCATTCCCAATCCAACGTTGCAGATTGCCGGCGGTTACGACAACGGCACCGATTCAGGCATGATTAATGTGCAGGCAGGTGCACCTATCCCAGTGTTCAGCAAGAACCAAGGTAATATCGCTGCGGCGCGCGCCGAATACTGTCGCGCGGTCCAGGAGGCTCAGCGGATCGAACATGCAATTCAGGCGCGGCTGGCCGAAGCGGCGGGCGAGCTATCCAAAGCAGCGGCAGCTTTACAACTGATCGACGGCGAGATACTGGCTAGCGCTCGCGAGGCCTTGGAGCTGTCTGAACAGGCATACAAAGCGGGTGAAATCGACTTTATTCAGTTGTTGGTCGTGCGGCGAACTTACTTCGATGCCAGCTTGAAGCTCGTAGAAGCACAAACGCTGCTGGCCACCGCGACGGCTCGACTGGAGGGATTTGGCCTGAGCGGGGCGCTCCAGCCCGTGCCGGACTACAGCGGTGACGACAGTCTTCGCGGATTAACTTTCAGTCAGCAATAGCCTCGCTCACGTCCGGTTGCTACAGTCGCCAGACTATGGAAATCGCAGCAATCTCCACGCTCGGGCGAGCGCAGCTACTGCGTGATAAACAATCGACTTTGAAAGGCGAACCGATGTTGCTAGTTCAATACGGTTCGCTTATAGTTGAATTGTTGAGGGACACTTAACGACTGATGCGATTCCCAGTATTAACGCAACTTTTAACGCTCTTGGCTTTTACCGCTCATGCGGTGTTGGGGGGCGTTGCGCATCAAGGTTGCTCAGTAGATCATCGGGCAAGCCCGGTGGCGGCTAATGCTCAATCTACCACATCGCCAACTCTCAGCGACTCCTCAAAGAAAACTTCGCAGTGTAAGTGTTGTCATCACTCGACACCTGTCACAACGAATCACCCCGCAACGCCAAGCAGCCAGGATCTGCAGAAGGCTTCTAACTTGCCGCAGGACCAGCCTCATCCGTGTGGCCAATGCTGCCACATGGCATGTGTCTATGCCTTGCCCTGCAATCTAGAACTCGATTTCGCGATGCAAGATGCTCAACTGCTGGCCGCTGCAGCGTGTGGCATAGCTGGCACTTTACCTGAGTATCACCCACTTCTTGTGGTTCGTGAGCATCGGCCGCCGATGTGTATCTACCGGCTTGGGCCTGCGCAGCGCGCGGCTCTTCAGTGCTGGGTCATCTGAGTCAGATTCATCAAGCAGAATTTAGCTTGCTGACTCGACTGGCACGACTGTTTATGTGACTTGCCAAGTCATTCTGATGCGATGTTCATCCGACTACGTTCCGACGTTAGCTCAGGTCGAACTGTCAACGGTTGTTAATGGCGAATGGTCTGTTACGCGAAGTGAACCCAAACATGCATCGTCCGCTTCCCATGAAGCAACCAACGCGCAAACGTTGGATGCAGTGGGCCCTGCTATTTTTAATACTAGCCGTTACGGGAGCCACCTGTGGCATGTGGTGGCCGGCGCTGGTCCGCCTGGTTGACCAGTCGCTAGCCCTGCGCCGCGCGACCGGAGATTCTGAGGACTCTCATGGTCATGAACATGCAGGCCACGATCATGCTCCCTCTGCCGAGTTATCGAAGCTAACACTTACCGAACAGGCTTTCAAGAATCTTGGACTGACCGCCGAGTATCTCCGACCAATCGAATTGACAGACTACCGCCGCACGGTCAGCATTCCGGCGGTGGTGTCGCCGATGCCGGGGCGAACCGAGATTCGAGTCTCGGCGCTGCTGGCGGGTGTAATCGAACATATTCACGCGGTGACCGGTGAAGCCGTGATGCCTGGCGACTTGTTGTTTGAAGTTCGACTGACCGACGAAGAGCTGGTTGCTAATCAATCGGACTTTCTGAAGAGCCTGAACGATCTACAAGTCGAAGAGCGCGAGATCGTGCGGTTGACCGAGGTCACGCAATCGGGAGCGGTGGCCAGCAAAGTGTTGCTAGACCGCCAATACACGAAGCAGAAGCTGGAAGGCCTCATCGCTTCGCAACGCGAAGCACTGCGGCTACACGGCTTGAGTGACGCACAAATCGCCGTGATTCAAAAAGAGCGCCGACTGTTGCGCCAGTTGTCGATCGTGGCACCAGAACCGGGACGACCGACCGGCGACCAGCAATTGCGGCTGAGCGGTCCGATCGTTCGTCCAACTGGATTTGTGGTCGATGATTCATGGGCAGGACCAGTCATCAACTCGTCGCGAGCCATCGCCGTTCACAAGCAATCACCGTGGATTATTGAGCGGCTAGTGGTCCAGAAAGGTCAAGGCGTCACAGCTGGTCAAGAGCTGTGCACCTTATCCGATGTGTCGCGATTGTACATTGAGGGCCAGGCGTTCGAGCAAGACATTCCAGCTATCAGCCAAGCAGTTGAGAAGGACTGGCCGCTGGCGGCCACTCTGGCAACGGCCAACGGTCAGGAGACTTTACGCGACTTGCGGCTGGCTTACGTCGCCAACTCGGTCGATGCCCAGGCCAGAACGCTTTCATTCTTCACTCACCTGCCGAACGCGATCGTCCGTGACGAAATCAATCAGCAGGGACAACGCTTTGTTACGTGGAAATATCGCGTTGGTCAACGACTGACGCTGCAGGTTCCCGTTGAAGTCTGGGAGCAGCAGATAGTAGTTCCCATCGAAGCTATCACGAAAGATGGTGGAGACTGGTTTATCTTTCAACGCAATGGAATGAATTTAGTGCGAATCCCGGTGCACTTGATTCACCGAGATCAAATTCAAGCGGTAATTGCAAACGATGGAGCGGTATTTGTTGGCGATGTTATCGCGATGCGCGCCGCGCATCAGTTGCAGATGGCGCTGAAGAATCAAAGCGGTGGCGCCATGGACCCTCACGCTGGCCACAGTCACTAGGCTCCACCACGATGCTCAATAGTCTCATCCGGTTTTCACTCCAACATCGACTGCTGGTTTTGGCCGTGGCTAGTCTGCTGGTTGGTGTTGGTAGTTGGCAGGTGTGGCGATTGCCAGTGGATGTCTTTCCGGATCTTAACCGACCTCGAGTTGTGATTATGATCGAGGCACCTGGCCTAGCGCCTGAAGAGGTCGAGTCGCTGATTACGCTACCCATTGAAACAGCGATTAATGGAGCCAGCGGCGTAGAAGCTGTCCGCAGTTCATCGAGTGTTGGCATCTCTGTGGTGTACGTTGAATTCGGGTATGGAACCGACATCTACACTGATCGTCAGATTGTCAACGAGCGGCTGCAGATGGTTCAAGACAAACTACCTGCGGGTATTCAACCTCAACTGGCTCCCATTTCGTCCATCATGGGTCAAGTTCTGATGCTGGGCATGTGGAGTGACGATGCCAGCGTTTCACCAATGGAGTTGAGAACTCTGGCCGACTGGACACTGCGGCAAAGAATTCTAACCATTCCCGGCGTTTCCCAAGTGTTCACGATGGGAGGCGAGCGCAAGCAGTTTCAGGTCTTGGTCAATCTGGATTCCATGACGCAGCTGGGCGTTACCCTGGACCAGATTGAATCTGCCGTGCAGGCCACGAACGAGAATGGTACGGGCGGATACCTAGATCGCCAGGGGCCGAATGAACTGTTGGTGCGTTCGCTGGGCAGATTGGTTTCGATCGACGACCTTGCCGAAGTCCCCGTCGCACACCGCAACGGTCGAGCCATTCTGCTGGCTCAGGTAGCTGAGATTCGCGAAGGGGCACAAATCAAACGCGGCGATAGTTCGGCCTTCGTCAGAACCGGTTCGGAACCCGCCTTTAGCGGTGGTCCCGCAGTCATTCTGACCATCAACAAGCAATCGGGTGCTGATACCCGCTTCGTAACCAATGCGATTTTGCAGGCCATCGAGGAATTAAAGCCAACTTTCCCCAATGGCGTCCACATTGAGCCGACCTATTCGCAGAAGGCGTTCATCGACCGAGCCATCGCCAATGTTGAAGAGGCGCTGCGCGATGGAGCCATTTTGGTAATAGTCATCCTCTTGCTGTTCCTAATGAATTGGCGCACGACGCTCATTACACTGACCGCCATTCCGCTGTCGCTGGTGATGACGGCTATCGTGTTTGCGGGATTTGGACTATCGATCAATACCATGACGCTCGGCGGCATCGCTGTGGCGATGGGTGAATTGGTAGACGACGCCATTGTGGATGTGGAGAATATTTTTCGCCGCTTACGAGAAAACCGCTTGGCTGGAAGCAGACTGCCTCCACTGTTAGTCGTGTTTCGTGCCAGCAGCGAAGTTCGCCGATCGATCGTCTTCAGCACCATGATCGTGATTCTGGTATTCGTTCCGCTGTTTGCACTCAGCGGCATGGAGGGCAAGCTGTTCGCCCCGCTGGGAATTGCCTACATCGTCTCCATCGTATCATCGCTTATTGTGTCGTTGACCGTTACGCCCGTATTGTCATTTTGGTTGCTGGGTGGTCAGCGCGGTGCGCATGATCATGACAGTCTGCTGCTCAGAGCAGTGAAATGGCTGGGCGCCCGGGTCATTCGCTTCAGTCTGGCATTTCCCTGGCAAAACTTAGCGGTGACGGCCTTCTTGGTGGCGTTGGCGGCTGTGTTCTTATCTAGAGTGGAACGTGACTTCCTACCTCCCTTTAATGAAGGCACCATCCAGCTGAATGTCATCATGCCGCCTGGAACTTCGCTGGCGGCATCAAACGACATTTGCCGCACTGTTGAACACTCGCTGCAGCAATTGCCCGATGTTCAAAAATTTGCTCGCCGCACTGGGCGAGCTGAACTGGACGAACATGCCGAGGGGGTCCATCTATCCGAGTTCTTGATTGAAATGGACCCGGTGTCGGAACTCTCGCGCGACCAGCAGTTGCAGGCGATTCGACAGGCCATGGATCAGATTCCCGGTATCGTGACGGCCACCGAGCAACCGATCGCTCATTTGATTTCTCACATGCTGTCAGGTGTCAAAGCACAGGTAGGGGTCAAACTGTTTGGCGATGACCTGGATGTGCTGCGCAACAAAGCTGAGCAGATTAAGGTAGCAATGCAGGGCGTTTCGGGCGTTACCGACCTGTTGGTGGAACCACAAGTAATCGTTCCTCAGTTGCGCATCGAATTAGACCGGCACTTGCTATCGCAACACGGATTGAGCGTGGCCGAAGTCAATCGCTATATTCAGACCGCCATGAATGGATCGTTGGTTTCCGAAGTGCTGGATGGGATGCGGACCTTTGATTTGGTGGTTCGCCTGCAAGACAGTTATCGCGAGGACATCGCTGGACTGAGACGCTTGCCCGTGTATCTGCCAGATGGCGGAGTTATACCTCTATCGAGCGTTGCCAAAATCTACGAGTCAGGCGGCCCCAACACGATCAATCGTGACAACGTACGTCGCCGAATAGTCATTCAGTGCAACGTTAAAGATCGGGGAGTTGTTGACGTCGTCCAAGATATTCAACAAGCCATTGCACCAGTAGTAGCAAGTTTACCAGCCGGCTATTATCCAACCTATGAAGGTCAGTTCCAAAGCCAGCAGTCTGCCAGTCGTGCTATCAGCGTATTGTTTGTGATGGCCCTGATTGGCGTGTTCTTGGTGCTCTACACCCTGTTTGGCACCGTCAATTTGTCGTTGCAAGTGATGGCTGCGCTGCCTATGGCGTTCATTGGCGCGGTCATAGCGCTGGTCATCACCGGCCAGACGATAACCATCGCTGCCATGGTGGGGTTCATCTCGTTGGCCGGAATCGCTTCCCGTAACGGAGTACTACTGCTGCAGCACTACTTGCACTTGGTTCAGCATGAGGGCGAACAGTTCACCAAGTCGATGATCGTGCGTGCAGGTCTGGAGCGCTTAGCGCCGGTGTTGATGACAGCCCTGACGGCTGGCATCGCGCTGGTGCCGCTGGTGATGGCGGCCGGTCAGCCGGGTAAGGAGATTCTTTATCCGGTGGCCACAGTCATTGTGGGTGGCGTCATTAGCTCGACATTATTGGATTTCTTCGTGCACCCCGCACTATTTTGGCTGTTCGGTATTCGTGCCGCCCAGCGTGTCTTGCAGAAATCGCTACAGCCAATCGTACTGGATGATCTGCCGGCAACAGCCACCGAACCAGCCGGTAAGCTCAGTCACTGATGCGCAACTGCTCACACGAAGCTCTACTGATTCTAGTAGCAGGCCCTCGCCAGTCGAATTTACTGCAAGTGAACCACAATGGCTGCATTCAGAATTTTTTTGGGTATCACAAAACGGGTGCCGATAGCTTGCTCGACTCACTCCACACCAACTAAATCTGACAAAGGGTCTTTCTAATGAAGATTATGGCAATTGTTATGATTCTACTTACCCTGACTGCAGTTCTCGGCTGCAATTCGGCTACTGTCAGTAGCTCTGACGTTAGCTTGCAGACTTCCTCAAGCTCAGGGGGGCATACTCATGACCACCCCAGCCACGGACCTCATCATGGCGATTTGATTGAGTTGGGCAATGAAGAATTTCACGCCGAGTTAGTTCACGACGATCACACTGTCACGATCTATATCCTGGATGGCACGGCCAAAAATAGTGTGGCTATCGACGCACCGGAGGTCGTCATCAACTTGACGCTCAACGGTCAACCTGCACAATTCAAGTTAGCTGCCAATCCTGACAGCGCCGACCCCGAGGGCAAATCATCGCGATTTGTCATCGCCAGCACGGACTTGATCGGCAGCCTGGAGCGCAGTTTTGCGCGTCCTAAGCTGGCGGTCATCATCAATGGCACAGCCTATCGCGGCGACATCAAACACCATCACGACCATGGCCACGAACATGCTCACCCACACTAGCAACCTGAGTTTTCATGCCCGTCCCCAAGCTCCTGCAGGGGGCGCAAGGCGTAATGCAATTTGGCAACGGGCCATCTGGCTGGCGAAGTTCTCGCTAGCCATGCTGCCGTGGCTAGCGGCTTCGGTATCAGCGCAAGATGCCGCCACCAAGCAGCAGGCTGCCGATCCGCAGGCCCGGCCGGTAGCTCGCGCCAACACCTTCTTGGCCACGCTATCGAGCGACGAGCGCGCCAAGGCGCTACTGCCCATTGAATCGGAGTTACGCGTCCAATGGCATTTCATTCCGATGGCCACGCGCAAGGGCTTGCCGCTGATGGAGATGAACCCGGTCCAGCGCGAAGCGGCGATGAATTTGCTTAAGTCGTGCGTCAGCCCCGCCGGGTACGCCAAAGCGAAGCAGATCATGGAATTGGAGAAGGTGCTGAAATCTCTGGAGGGCGAAGGTGGGCCAATGGAACGCAATCCGGTCAAGTACTACTTCACCGTATTTGGCACTCCGCAAGCCAACCAACGCTGGGGGTTGAGCGTCGAGGGACATCACCTGTCACTGAATTTTGTGTTTCAAGGCAATCGCATTATTGACTCGACACCACAGTTTTTTGCGGCCAACCCGGCGCAATTGAAAACCGATTTTGGTGACCTCAAGCAAGGGCTGGAGGTGTTGCGACCCGAAGAACAGTTGGCCTTTGAACTGCTGCGCAGCTTGACCGCTACACAACGTGGCCGAGCTATTTTACCGGGCGCGACGCCTAGCGAGATATATTCGGCTGGCACTCCGCAACCACCGGCAACTGAGCCTCAAGGCTTGCCAGCAGCCGAGCTGGACCAAAGGCAACGCGAGCTTCTCAAGCAACTGCTGACCACCTATACCTCGAAGATGAAACGTCGGGTGGCCGAGCAACGCTGGCAGTTGATCGAAGAGGCCGGCCTGGATCGAGTGCACTTTGGCTGGTCAGGTGGGGATCAATCGGGCAAAGGGCACTATTACGTAATTCATGGGCCGACTTTCTTCGTCGAGTTTATTAACGTCCAGCCTGATGCGGCGGGCAATCCAGCCAACCATATTCACTGCGTATGGCGCGATGCAACGGGCGATTTTGATCTGCCCCTGACTCGTCAGGCCAACTGAATCTGCTAGCCAACTGCCGATCTTCACTAGCTGGAAAGTTCCAGGCCCCTGGAGCCGTCGTGCGCTAGCGAGCGGTTTGCTGGCAGTAAACTTCGTCGACGCAACGCAGGAATTGCCGAATTTCTGGTAGCGGTAGGGTTCTCTTGTCAGCCGAAAGCCGGATAATTGTGGCTCTAACAGCCATGCTGGGTCAGCACTGGAGCGAGCTAACCCCATTCAAGTTAGAACGCTAGTAACCGATTATTTTTGGGCTAAGTTACCTGAAATTCCACAGCCCCGTGCGTCCCACCCTACAAACCTGTTAACGATCATCTAATCCTTAAGGAATATCCCGAGACTGGTCACTGGCTAGGCTCGATTCTGAACAAATTGGAGTACCGCACATGACAACTCAATTGCTACGTGCCCGCCAGGGAGAGATTACGCCGGAAATGGAATTTGTTGCTCAGCGCGAGCAGTTGCCGGCCGAACAAATCCGGAACGAAGTGGCTGCGGGCCGGATGGTCATTCCCGCCAACAAAGTTCACTTGGCTGGGCGCTTGGAGCCGATGTGCATTGGCATCGCCGCCAAATGCAAGATCAACGCCAATATTGGCAACAGCGCCGTGACCAGCAATGCCGGCGAGGAGCTGAGCAAACTGCACACGGCCGTACACCATGGTGCCGATACCGTGATGGACTTATCGACCGGCAAGGACATCGACAACATTCGCAAGCGAATCATCGAAGCTTCACCAGTGCCCATTGGAACTGTGCCTATTTATCAAATGCTGGAACAACTGGGCGGCCACATTGAAGACATGCGGGCCCAACACTTTCTGGACATGGTCGAACATCAAGCCCAGCAAGGCGTGGACTACATGACCGTACACTGCGGCGTCAAGCTTGAGCACTTGCATTTGACAACCAAGCGTGTCACCGGGATCGTCAGTCGAGGCGGATCATTGATCGCCAAGTGGATGGTGGCACATCGCAAGCAGAATCCGCTGTACGAAGCTTTTGATGAATTGTGTGACATCATGCGACAGTACGACGTGACTTGGTCGTTGGGTGATGGCTTGCGCCCAGGCTCGATTGCTGACGCCTCAGATGCAGCTCAATTTGCTGAACTGGATGTGCTGGGCGAGTTGACTCGACGTGGCCAGCAGAACGGAACACAGGTGATGGTGGAAGGCCCCGGTCACATCCCCATGCACCAAATCCAGATGAATATCGAGCGTCAGATCGAAGTTTGTGATGGCGCGCCGTTTTATGTCTTGGGGCCACTGGTCACTGACATCGCTCCTGGTTACGACCATATTACCAGTGCTATCGGGGCGGCCATGGCCGGCTGGCACGGAGCGGCCATGTTGTGCTACGTTACACCCAAGGAGCACTTGGGGCTGCCGAACGAAGAAGACGTCAAGCAGGGTGTGATCGCCTACAAAATCGCAGCCCACTCCGCAGACGTGGCCCGTGGGCGCCCAGGTGCTCAAGACCGCGATGACGCGCTATCCAAGGCCCGATTTGAATTTGATTGGAAAGAGCAGTTTCGATTGTCACTGGATCCTGAAACGGCGCAGCGTTATCATGACGAAACGCTACCGCAGGACACCTTCAAGAGTGCCCACTTCTGCAGCATGTGCGGTCCTAAGTATTGCTCGATGAAAATCACCGAAGAAATTCGCCAGATGGCCGAACACGGGGAATTGGTGGAAATCGCCGCACCGAAGAGTTAGCCGATCGTCTGGCATTGATGGCCTGGATAATGAAGGGGGGATATGTGCTAGGCGTCGTTGATGGGGCATCTGTGGTCAAGCTGCTGAAATAAGTGATCGCCTTCAGGGCAGTTTTATTGACAATCTGCCACATTCGCACGACATGGACCGTGGCGGCTCCAGCAGCCTTTGCCAATAGCATGTACCTGGAATATCAGTTATCCACGAGGAACTTCAATCATGTACCGCCGTCGCTTCCTGAATGCTCTTTCCGCTTGCGCTGTATCGGCCACCGTCTCACCGTCTGTGTTTTCGCAATCGAAGATCCAGCCAGCCGAACTTGCCAGTTATGACGCGACGGCTTTAGCAGAATTGGTCAGTCAAAAACAAATAACGCCCCTCGAATTGGTCGACGATGTGTTACGGCGCATCGACCAGGTCAATCCTCAGCTCAATGCTGTGCTGCCAGAACTGTTTGATACTTCACTGGCCAGGGCTCGTGCTCAAGAGCCATTGGGGTCAAGTGCTTTGAGTGGCGTGCCGCTTCTGATCAAGAACATCGTGCAGTACAAGGATGCGAACATCGACTTTGGCTCGCGATTGAACAAACTGTCCAATGCCAAGAACGGGCGGCCATTTAAAACAAATTCGCCATTCATGAATGCAGTTGAAAAAGCTGGCATGATCGTGACTGGCGTGACGAATGCATCAGAACTCGGCTTGATCGATAACACCGAATCATTAGCGTGGGGCGCGGCCCACAATCCGTGGAATCCGGCTTACACGACGGGCGGTTCGAGCGGAGGCTCTGCTGCGGCCGTCGCGGCGGGCATTGTGCCATTGGCGCACGCCAGTGACGGTGGTGGTTCAATTCGTATTCCTGCCTCGCAGTGTGGCGTTTTCGGCATGAAGCTCACTCGACGCCGGGAATTGACATCATTTACTGAGGGCGGATTTGCTCTGGATTTGATGGGGATCTATGCTGAGTTCTGCGTAAGCCGTACGGTACGAGATTCGGCCGCATTTTTGAATCTGGTCGAACGTAAAGACGACGCAGCGGTTGGCATGGTCCGTGGCCCATCGGACAAGCGACTCAAGATCGCCTTAGTCCTAGAGGGCTCTAATGGCATGATGCCCAGCCCCGAAGTGGAACAAGCTATTCGTGCGACCGCCAAACTGTGCGAGTCGCTGAAACACGACGTCGAAGAAATCAAGCTATCGATCAACACCGAGGCGCTGACCGATGCATTCACTGGCTATTGGGCGGCGGCTACCTTGAGTCTGGATGCTGATATCAAAAAGCTGTTGGGCGAAAACGTAGCGCGGACGGAGGTTTTGGAACCATGGACAATTGGTCTGATGGAAATCGGTCGCCAACGCGGCCTGGTAAAGATAATGACGGATGTAAAGAAAGCTTTCGACGAGGCCGCGGCGCTGTGCGAAACGTTCTTCCAAAGCTACGATGTAATCCTCTCGCCTGTGCTGCGCCACCCACCGTACCAGCTCGGTACGAACGCGCCTACACTGCCATTTGACCAACTGATGCAGCAGACGTTGGATCGTGTCGCGTACACACCGTTGAACAATGCGTGCGGCACGCCTGGAATGTCAGTGCCTTTAGGATGGACTAAGGAAGGCCTGCCAATCGGTAGCCATTTTTCAGCCTGGCGTGGCGGCGATGCGATGCTCTTGGCGCTGGCCTACGAGCTGGAGGCAGCACGTCCCTGGAAAGATCGAAGGCCAATGATATCTGTTATCTGATCAGGGGCAAAACCAACCGACGAATCATTTGCCGAATGCCCTGGTTCACCGCGAACAATCGTCAATGAAGTCAACGAAAGGTGAACCACTACCGTGGATCATGTGATGCCAGCCACGCTCTATTGATGCGATAGGATGGAGCACCCTGAAGACTTTTCCAATCACCAGCCCCGTGGGATTCGACGTAGTCCATTTCCTACGGCCAGCGCGCAATGCTAGGTGGTCTAGGTAGCCTAGCGCGATATTGATTTCTTTGGTAGACCATAGGCATGCGCGACGTGATTCTTCCTGCGAAGGCCGTGGAAGCTGTGTCGCTGCTTGGTCTACGGGAGAGCCGATCATGTCCACTGCAAAAGCAGTTCGAGTCGAACTGGTCAGTCACTACTTCGAGAGCTTGTCCGATCCGAGAAACACCAAGAACCGCAAACACAAATTGACTGATCTGATCGTGATCTGCATTTCGCGCGATTATCCGGTGCCAAAGGTCCGACAGGCACCCGGTTCACAAGGGCAAGCGAGACTTTCTGGAAAAACTTCTTGAGCTTCCCGGTGGCCTCGCCATCGCGAGATTGTATTCGCAGGTGCCATCGCGTTGAGCCTGAAGCGTTTCAGAAAATGCTTCATGCACTGGCTGGCCTCGCACATGGAGCAAAAACAGGAAGATGGTCAGCCCGGCTAATCGCCACCCGATGGCAAGACCTGTCGCGGTTCACACGATCGCTCGCAAGGACTGGGGCCGCTGCACATTGTGAGCTGCATGGGCCAGTGAACAAGGCATGGCACTTGGACAGATTGCACGCAGGAGAAATCTAATGAAATCAGAGCGATTCTAGAGCTACTGAGCAGATCGACTTGAAGAACTCTGATCGTCACGATCGACGCCATGGGGATGTCAAAAGCAGATCGTAAGCCTGCAGATCGACAAGCGACAGGGAACCTACGTGAAGTGTCAAAGCCAATCAGCTGAACCTATTTGAAACGGGTAGAAGAATTGGTCTTTGATGTACTGGAGGGAGTACGGGAAGACCTGTACTGC comes from the Pirellulaceae bacterium genome and includes:
- the thiC gene encoding phosphomethylpyrimidine synthase ThiC is translated as MTTQLLRARQGEITPEMEFVAQREQLPAEQIRNEVAAGRMVIPANKVHLAGRLEPMCIGIAAKCKINANIGNSAVTSNAGEELSKLHTAVHHGADTVMDLSTGKDIDNIRKRIIEASPVPIGTVPIYQMLEQLGGHIEDMRAQHFLDMVEHQAQQGVDYMTVHCGVKLEHLHLTTKRVTGIVSRGGSLIAKWMVAHRKQNPLYEAFDELCDIMRQYDVTWSLGDGLRPGSIADASDAAQFAELDVLGELTRRGQQNGTQVMVEGPGHIPMHQIQMNIERQIEVCDGAPFYVLGPLVTDIAPGYDHITSAIGAAMAGWHGAAMLCYVTPKEHLGLPNEEDVKQGVIAYKIAAHSADVARGRPGAQDRDDALSKARFEFDWKEQFRLSLDPETAQRYHDETLPQDTFKSAHFCSMCGPKYCSMKITEEIRQMAEHGELVEIAAPKS